Genomic window (Bacillus pumilus):
GCCTGGCCACAATGCCAAACATTGAAACAGTCCGATATAAAGCGCCTGTTTGTAAGACATGTTATCAACAGAGCTTGTTTCTGTTTTACGTTTATTGATCCAGTCAGCGATAAGCATTAACACTGCACCTAAAATCAAACCGACAGCGACCGTTCTCACATCAAATAAGTATTTATCAATATAATCTTCGAATAAGAAGCCTAAAATGACGGCTGGGACGAGTCCTACTGCAATTTGGGCAATGGTCAGCTTATGCCCGCTGCGTTTTTGTTCTTCGGTAATATTTTTCTTTAAGCCTAACAAGTTCAAAATACGATCCTTGAACACAATCATGACAGCTAAAATAGAGCCTAACTGAATCACGACTTTAAATGTGTTTGCCGCCTCTGGCGTAATGATTTCCTTCGACTTTAACCATAGGTCATCGACAATGATCATGTGACCTGTAGATGAGACAGGTGCATACTCTGTTAATCCTTCGACAATTCCTAAAACCAGTGCCACGAATAAATCCCATAGATTCATGATTTTCTTTCCTTTCAATTCTGATCTTTTGAACAGGCCAAACTATCTATGTCCACATAAAGACAAGCTTCCTTTATCGAAAGCTCGTCTTTATGATACTATATTTTTTTCAAAAAAAGATTATGACATTAAACCTTTTCTTCTTTATACAAATTGGATCGCATTTTGAACCAATCAAACAAATGGGTCGTGATGACCTTCAGAACGGCATACGTCGGAATCGCGACAATGATGCCGACTACGCTGAACAATTTACCTGCTGTTAATAGAACAAAGATAATCGTAATCGGATGGATATGAAGGTTTTTCCCCATGACCTGAGGAGAAATGAATTTCCCTTCAATAAGCTGAACCACTGTCCAAACAATGATGAGTTTTAAAAGCATCACTGGTGATGTCACAAGCGCAATCACAATCGCTGGTGTAATCGCAATCGTTGGCCCAAGGTAAGGCACCACACTTGTACATGCCGCAATGATCGCTAGCAGCAGCGCATAGTCAAGTCCAATAATCAGATAACCGATTAAAAGAAGAACACCGATACAGAAGCTGACAATGATCTGTCCGAGAATATAAGAGCTCAAGCGATGGTTCATTTCGTGAAGCACGATATGTGTATGCTCTCTAAACTTATTCGGAATAAATTTCAGGAAATAGTCAGGTAGTTTTTTGCCGTCTTTTAATAAATAAAATAGAATAAACGGAACCGTCACGATTGAAATGATGACTTCAGTGAGCGCCCCTAGGAATGTCCCCACTCCAGTAAAGGTACTTTCCAAAATCTTCGTCGCTTGACTGGATGCTTTACTGACCAATTCAGAGACGTTAAAATTCATCGTTTTCTGCGCCTGATTAATGAAGTTGCTTCCCGTTAGTTGG
Coding sequences:
- a CDS encoding undecaprenyl-diphosphate phosphatase; translated protein: MNLWDLFVALVLGIVEGLTEYAPVSSTGHMIIVDDLWLKSKEIITPEAANTFKVVIQLGSILAVMIVFKDRILNLLGLKKNITEEQKRSGHKLTIAQIAVGLVPAVILGFLFEDYIDKYLFDVRTVAVGLILGAVLMLIADWINKRKTETSSVDNMSYKQALYIGLFQCLALWPGFSRSGSTIAGGVILGLNHRAAADFTFIMAMPIMAGASFLTLVKNAEYLTTDMLPFFIVGFVSAFVVALFVVRFFLKLINKIKLVPFAIYRIILGVILFILFM
- a CDS encoding AI-2E family transporter — encoded protein: MNSMQMWSSRFRKFFLDNKFVLFLLVLLLIGLNILVFMKTSFIFTPLIVLVKTIALPIILTGVVYYLLNPIVNLLERFRVKRIFSILLLYIVIIGIITVTIVSIIPFLQAQTMSLFHNLPKYVDTVEEQIRQLTGSNFINQAQKTMNFNVSELVSKASSQATKILESTFTGVGTFLGALTEVIISIVTVPFILFYLLKDGKKLPDYFLKFIPNKFREHTHIVLHEMNHRLSSYILGQIIVSFCIGVLLLIGYLIIGLDYALLLAIIAACTSVVPYLGPTIAITPAIVIALVTSPVMLLKLIIVWTVVQLIEGKFISPQVMGKNLHIHPITIIFVLLTAGKLFSVVGIIVAIPTYAVLKVITTHLFDWFKMRSNLYKEEKV